Proteins encoded in a region of the Paenibacillus sp. E222 genome:
- a CDS encoding collagen-like protein, producing MAILSTGPIENNISGVTGTRPTQFVTVKIDNRDSIDAYSVHLMGYYLDGVRTLYVEEMFNVLPNQVITKDYSANFDAFEFIFSTADLAAPEAQISVWGKGAEGELVTAHRLVSQELLGEALSITGVTGATGATGATGATGVGAGSTGPTGSTGVTGATGSTGVTGATGSTGVTGATGSTGVTGAIGSTGVTGATGSTGVTGATGSTGVTGATGSTGVTGATGSTGVTGATGSTGVTGATGSTGVTGATGSTGVMGATGSTGVTGATGSTGVTGATGSTGVTGATGSTGVTGATGSTGVMGATGSTGVTGATGSTGVTGVTGSTGVTGATGSTGQGLASYGYIFNTSAQSVATETDITFDSNENLTNITHTPGTAEINIGNAGDYAVFFIIAGVQANQFTLYQNGAPVGGSVYGSGAGTQPNPGMIIITAVPGDVITLRNHSSASAVDLQTLAGGSQINANASILIQQLSS from the coding sequence ATGGCCATTCTATCAACCGGCCCCATTGAAAATAATATTTCAGGTGTAACCGGTACCCGCCCCACTCAATTCGTCACCGTCAAAATCGATAATCGGGATTCAATAGATGCATATAGCGTTCATCTTATGGGTTACTATCTCGATGGAGTCAGAACGTTATATGTGGAAGAAATGTTTAATGTGTTGCCCAATCAGGTCATAACCAAAGACTATAGCGCAAATTTTGATGCGTTCGAGTTTATATTTTCCACAGCAGACCTCGCTGCCCCGGAAGCGCAAATTTCCGTATGGGGCAAAGGCGCCGAAGGCGAGTTAGTCACGGCTCACCGATTGGTATCCCAAGAGTTGCTGGGTGAAGCCCTGAGCATAACAGGTGTAACCGGAGCGACAGGAGCCACAGGTGCGACAGGAGCCACAGGTGTAGGAGCAGGCTCAACCGGACCAACAGGCAGCACTGGGGTGACGGGAGCAACAGGCAGCACTGGAGTGACGGGAGCAACAGGCAGCACTGGAGTGACGGGAGCAACAGGCAGCACTGGAGTGACGGGAGCAATAGGCAGCACTGGGGTGACGGGAGCAACAGGCAGCACTGGGGTGACGGGAGCAACAGGCAGCACTGGAGTGACGGGAGCAACAGGCAGCACTGGAGTGACGGGAGCAACAGGCAGCACTGGAGTGACGGGAGCAACAGGCAGCACTGGAGTGACGGGAGCAACAGGCAGCACTGGAGTGACGGGAGCAACAGGCAGCACTGGAGTGATGGGAGCAACAGGCAGCACTGGAGTGACGGGAGCAACAGGCAGCACTGGAGTGACGGGAGCAACAGGCAGCACTGGAGTGACGGGAGCAACAGGCAGCACTGGAGTGACGGGAGCAACAGGCAGCACTGGAGTGATGGGAGCAACAGGCAGCACTGGAGTGACGGGAGCAACAGGCAGCACTGGAGTGACGGGAGTCACAGGCAGCACTGGAGTGACGGGAGCCACAGGTTCTACAGGCCAAGGTTTGGCATCGTATGGCTATATCTTTAACACCTCAGCTCAGTCTGTAGCTACCGAGACGGATATAACCTTCGATAGCAACGAAAACCTTACCAACATTACTCATACACCTGGCACGGCTGAAATTAATATTGGTAATGCTGGGGACTATGCGGTGTTCTTTATCATTGCAGGTGTTCAGGCAAACCAATTTACCCTTTATCAAAACGGAGCCCCTGTCGGTGGCAGTGTCTATGGTTCAGGAGCTGGTACTCAACCGAATCCAGGAATGATTATTATTACCGCTGTTCCTGGTGATGTGATAACTTTACGAAATCATTCCAGTGCATCGGCTGTTGATCTGCAAACACTAGCAGGCGGATCACAGATCAATGCGAATGCTTCCATTCTCATCCAACAATTGAGCAGCTAA
- a CDS encoding YncE family protein: MAILSTGPIENNISGVTGTRPTQLVTIKIDNRNSTDVFNVLLLGYFLDGIRTLYVEELFNVLPNQVVTKDYAANFDAFEYVFSTADTAAPEAQISVWGKDAEGELVAAHRLVSQELLGESLGITGVTGAMGATGATGVTGVTGATGGTGVTGATGVTGATGVTGATGVTGATGFTGGTGVTGATGVTGATGATGGTGVTGATGVTGATGVTGVTGATGVTGETGATGGTGVTGATGVTGGTGVTGATGVTGGTGVTGATGVTGATGVTGATGFTGGTGVTGATGVTGVTGATGATGVTGATGIPTSVNLIYVASSGGNNVSVINGDTNAIITTIPVGNEPQFIAVNSNTSLIYVTNFSDDTVSVIDGNTNIVVATIPVGVQPEGIGVNLNTNLIYVNNFSDNTVSVINGNTNTVTATIPVGTEPFGVGVNPITNLIYVTNVGDGTVSVINGSTNTVVDTINVGAEPLGVAVNPINNRIYVANNGDNEVSVISGFSNTVIATIPVGTGPFGVGLNTNTNLVYVSNNSSNTVSVIDGSGNTVVTTILVGTAPSGVGVNPLTNGVYVAIDTGSTVSVIDGNSNTVTATITVSTGPLGIGINP, from the coding sequence ATGGCCATTTTATCAACTGGACCCATTGAAAATAATATTTCAGGTGTAACGGGTACACGTCCCACTCAACTTGTCACCATTAAAATTGATAACCGAAATTCGACTGATGTGTTTAATGTACTTCTTTTGGGTTACTTCTTGGATGGAATTAGAACGTTATATGTGGAAGAACTGTTTAATGTGCTGCCTAATCAGGTTGTAACCAAAGACTATGCGGCCAATTTTGATGCGTTCGAGTATGTATTTTCAACCGCAGACACAGCTGCTCCGGAAGCGCAAATTTCAGTCTGGGGCAAAGATGCCGAAGGTGAGTTGGTGGCGGCTCATCGGTTGGTGTCACAGGAGTTGTTGGGTGAATCACTGGGTATAACAGGTGTTACCGGAGCCATGGGAGCAACCGGAGCTACTGGAGTTACTGGAGTAACAGGTGCAACGGGCGGTACTGGAGTTACCGGAGCAACAGGAGTTACCGGAGCAACAGGAGTTACGGGAGCTACTGGAGTTACTGGAGCAACAGGATTCACGGGCGGTACTGGAGTTACTGGAGCAACAGGTGTAACGGGAGCCACAGGAGCCACGGGAGGTACTGGAGTTACCGGAGCAACAGGTGTAACGGGAGCCACAGGAGTTACCGGAGTAACGGGAGCTACTGGGGTTACTGGAGAAACAGGAGCCACGGGCGGTACTGGAGTTACTGGAGCAACAGGAGTCACGGGCGGTACTGGAGTTACCGGAGCAACAGGAGTCACGGGCGGTACTGGAGTTACCGGAGCAACAGGAGTTACGGGAGCTACTGGAGTTACTGGAGCAACAGGATTCACGGGCGGTACTGGAGTTACTGGAGCCACAGGAGTTACTGGAGTAACGGGAGCCACAGGAGCCACCGGTGTTACAGGTGCAACTGGTATACCAACTTCGGTGAATTTAATTTACGTAGCTAGTTCTGGAGGTAATAATGTCAGTGTTATTAACGGAGATACTAATGCTATCATAACCACGATCCCTGTTGGCAATGAGCCTCAGTTTATAGCAGTGAACTCAAACACCAGCCTGATTTATGTGACTAATTTTAGTGACGATACGGTTTCTGTCATTGACGGTAATACGAACATCGTCGTTGCAACCATTCCAGTGGGTGTTCAGCCAGAGGGCATTGGTGTGAATCTGAATACCAACCTCATCTATGTAAATAATTTCAGCGACAACACGGTTTCCGTCATTAACGGAAATACGAATACAGTCACGGCTACCATTCCAGTGGGAACGGAACCATTTGGTGTAGGGGTGAATCCGATCACCAACCTCATTTATGTGACTAATGTGGGGGACGGAACCGTTTCTGTCATTAATGGAAGTACCAATACCGTCGTAGATACGATTAATGTAGGTGCAGAGCCGTTGGGAGTAGCAGTAAATCCAATAAATAACCGGATATATGTGGCAAATAACGGTGATAACGAGGTCTCGGTTATTAGTGGATTTTCCAATACTGTTATAGCTACGATTCCGGTGGGAACAGGGCCGTTTGGAGTAGGGCTGAATACAAACACCAACCTTGTCTACGTGTCAAACAACAGCAGTAATACGGTTTCTGTCATTGACGGAAGTGGCAATACTGTCGTTACTACCATTCTGGTGGGAACTGCACCATCCGGTGTAGGCGTGAACCCTTTAACCAATGGAGTTTACGTCGCGATAGATACGGGGAGCACAGTCTCTGTAATTGATGGAAATAGCAATACCGTTACAGCCACCATTACAGTAAGCACGGGGCCATTGGGTATAGGAATAAATCCTTAA